A DNA window from Mastomys coucha isolate ucsf_1 unplaced genomic scaffold, UCSF_Mcou_1 pScaffold21, whole genome shotgun sequence contains the following coding sequences:
- the Dgat2 gene encoding diacylglycerol O-acyltransferase 2 isoform X2 — MDSVKGSSIMGTGSSILSALQDIFSVTWLNRSKVEKQLQVISVLQWVLSFLVLGVACSVILMYTFCTDCWLIAVLYFTWLAFDWNTPKKGGRRSQWVRNWAVWRYFRDYFPIQLVKTHNLLTTRNYIFGYHPHGIMGLGAFCNFSTEATEVSKKFPGIRPYLATLAGNFRMPVLREYLMSGGICPVNRDTIDYLLSKNGSGNAIIIVVGGAAESLSSMPGKNAVTLRNRKGFVKLALRHGADLVPTYSFGENEVYKQVIFEEGSWGRWVQKKFQKYIGFAPCIFHGRGLFSSDTWGLVPYSKPITTVVGEPITVPKLEHPTQKDIDLYHTMYMEALVKLFDNHKTKFGLPETEVLEVN; from the exons CAACAGATCCAAGGTGGAAAAACAGCTACAGGTCATCTCAGTACTACAGTGGGTCCTCTCCTTCCTGGTGCTAG gaGTGGCCTGCAGTGTCATCCTCATGTACACCTTCTGCACTGACTGCTGGCTGATAGCTGTGCTCTACTTCACCTGGCTGGCATTTGACTGGAACACGCCCAAGAAAG GTGGTAGGAGATCGCAGTGGGTGCGAAACTGGGCCGTGTGGCGCTATTTCCGAGACTACTTCCCCATCCAG CTGGTGAAGACACACAACCTGCTGACCACCAGGAACTATATCTTTGGATACCATCCCCATGGCATCATGGGGCTGGGTGCCTTCTGTAACTTCAGCACAGAGGCTACCGAAGTTAGCAAGAAGTTCCCTGGCATAAGGCCCTATTTGGCTACACTGGCTGGTAACTTCCGGATGCCTGTACTTCGGGAGTACCTTATGTCTGGAG GCATCTGCCCTGTCAACCGAGACACCATAGACTACTTGCTTTCCAAGAATGGGAGTGGCAATGCTATCATCATCGTAGTGGGAGGAGCAGCTGAGTCTCTGAGTTCCATGCCTGGCAAGAACGCAGTGACCCTGCGGAACCGCAAAGGCTTTGTAAAACTGGCCCTGCGCCATGG AGCTGATCTGGTTCCCACCTATTCCTTTGGAGAGAATGAGGTATACAAGCAGGTGATCTTTGAGGAGGGCTCCTGGGGCCGATGGGTCCAGAAGAAGTTCCAGAAGTATATTGGTTTCGCCCCCTGCATCTTCCATGGCCGAGGCCTCTTCTCCTCTGACACCTGGGGGTTGGTACCCTACTCCAAGCCTATTACCACCGTTG TGGGGGAGCCCATCACCGTCCCCAAGCTGGAGCACCCGACTCAGAAAGACATCGACCTGTACCACACTATGTACATGGAGGCCCTGGTGAAGCTCTTTGACAATCACAAGACCAAATTTGGCCTTCCAGAGACTGAGGTGCTAGAGGTGAACTGA